The following proteins are encoded in a genomic region of Hirundo rustica isolate bHirRus1 chromosome 3, bHirRus1.pri.v3, whole genome shotgun sequence:
- the TBCC gene encoding tubulin-specific chaperone C, protein MAAPAEAAAVAAPSQSEAAAGSAACAVVLPERLQRREAERQQGVERQRQKKEAQVVKEEQSEFFLAAFAREREAVEALLAAGTLEEAAARLQALQKLLTGSVRFLAPYEVRQGQETVARLQGDLAARRQQLQPKKKFAFRTLKKEAAPGSAPRPAEPAPAAPAAPGLGLAEGESGGPPLCGFSGAQDEELELGPAELLQQDVLLSELRGCRVRLRGNPNTLRVRDCRGCTVLCGPVSTSVLVDGCSGCLLALACQQLRTHRTRDCRVYVQVTSRAVIEACSGVSFAPYSWSYPGIERDFESSGLDRNSNNWNLVDDFDWLATDKPSPNWSLIPEQERIACWD, encoded by the coding sequence ATGGCGGCGCCGGCAGAGGCGGCGGCCGTGGCGGCTCCTTCACAGTCCGAGGCTGCCGCGGGCTCGGCCGCCTGCGCCGTGGTGCTGCCGGAGCGGCTGCAGCGGCGGGAAGCGGAGCGGCAGCAGGGCGTGGAGCGGCAGCGGCAGAAGAAGGAGGCGCAGGTAGTAAAGGAGGAGCAGAGCGAGTTCTTCTTGGCCGCCTTCGCCCGGGAGCGGGAGGCCGTGGAGGCGCTGCTGGCGGCGGGGACGCTGGAGGAGGCGGCCGCCCGCCTGCAGGCgctgcagaagctgctgacGGGCAGCGTGCGATTCCTGGCGCCCTACGAGGTGCGGCAGGGGCAGGAGACCGTGGCGCGGCTGCAGGGGGACCTGGCGGCGCggcggcagcagctgcagcccaagAAGAAATTCGCCTTCCGCACCCTCAAGAAAGAAGCGGCTCCGGGcagcgccccgcgccccgccgaACCCGCTCCGgcggcccccgccgcgcccggccTCGGCCTGGCCGAGGGCGAGTCGGGCGGGCCGCCTCTGTGCGGGTTCAGCGGCGCCCAGGACGAGGAGCTGGAGCTCGGCCCCgcggagctgctgcagcaggacgTGCTGCTGTCGGAGCTGCGCGGCTGCCGGGTGCGGCTCCGCGGCAACCCCAACACGCTGCGGGTGCGCGACTGCCGCGGCTGCACCGTGCTCTGCGGGCCCGTGTCCACCTCCGTGCTGGTGGACGGCTGCAGCGGCTGCCTGCTGGCGCTGGCCTGCCAGCAGCTCCGCACCCACCGCACCCGCGACTGCCGGGTCTACGTGCAAGTCACCAGCCGGGCCGTAATCGAGGCCTGCTCTGGGGTCTCCTTCGCCCCCTACTCCTGGAGCTACCCTGGCATCGAGCGAGATTTTGAGTCGTCTGGGCTGGACAGAAACAGTAACAACTGGAACCTGGTGGATGACTTTGACTGGCTGGCGACGGACAAGCCTTCACCCAACTGGAGCCTGATCCCCGAGCAGGAAAGAATCGCTTGCTGGGACTGA